One Micromonospora eburnea genomic region harbors:
- a CDS encoding dienelactone hydrolase family protein, which yields MTDVLLYHHIQGLTDGVRSFADSLRQAGHTVHTPDLFDGRTFGSIEEGFGFARESGLDAIRERGIAAADDLGPGLVYAGFSFGVTIAQRLAQTRPGARGALLMDSCLPVAEFGERWPEGVPVQIHGKEDDEFFDEDLPAARELAGSTANAELFVYPGDQHLFADSSLDAYDPEASALLMERVRAFLAAV from the coding sequence GTGACCGACGTGCTGCTCTACCACCACATCCAGGGCCTGACCGACGGGGTCCGGAGCTTCGCCGACAGCCTGCGACAGGCCGGGCACACCGTGCACACGCCAGACCTGTTCGACGGCCGCACGTTCGGCAGCATCGAGGAGGGGTTCGGATTCGCTCGGGAGTCGGGGCTGGACGCGATCCGGGAGCGCGGCATCGCCGCGGCCGACGACCTCGGCCCCGGGCTCGTCTACGCCGGATTCTCCTTCGGCGTGACAATCGCCCAGCGGCTCGCGCAGACCCGGCCCGGTGCCCGCGGGGCACTCCTCATGGACTCCTGCCTCCCGGTCGCGGAATTCGGCGAGAGGTGGCCCGAGGGCGTGCCGGTGCAGATCCACGGCAAGGAGGACGACGAGTTCTTCGACGAGGACCTGCCGGCCGCACGCGAGCTCGCCGGCTCCACGGCGAACGCGGAGCTGTTCGTCTATCCCGGCGACCAGCACCTCTTTGCCGACTCCTCGCTCGACGCGTACGACCCGGAGGCGTCCGCGCTGCTCATGGAGCGGGTACGGGCGTTCCTCGCCGCCGTCTGA
- a CDS encoding TetR/AcrR family transcriptional regulator, whose amino-acid sequence MPVQDSGQRQAAEATTDDRDSHHHLPYRTLYLMDTSYGSAPLPVWERPEPRPRSAPVPLSRAKIAATAIRIADAHGLDGLSVRKIAKELGVGPMRLYDYVTNRSELLDLMVDAVYAQIAEAGQHSGWRATVLAIVHRTRDAALDHEWFADLLGARPHLGPHALAVGESTAAALSQAPGIRGIDDLQRALGALNAFIVGALRREITERRTARSTGTDVSAWQAALGPYLTRMLETGRYPTVARLVIDGAHLNAEETFHHNLITILDGITNHPHT is encoded by the coding sequence GTGCCGGTGCAGGATTCGGGCCAGCGTCAGGCCGCCGAGGCCACCACCGACGATCGCGATTCGCATCATCATCTTCCTTACCGTACGCTGTATCTTATGGATACGTCGTACGGTAGCGCACCGCTGCCCGTCTGGGAACGGCCCGAACCTCGGCCGCGGTCAGCGCCGGTGCCACTGAGCCGCGCGAAGATCGCCGCCACGGCGATCCGGATCGCCGACGCACACGGCCTCGACGGGCTGTCGGTACGCAAGATCGCCAAAGAACTCGGTGTCGGTCCGATGCGGCTCTACGACTACGTGACCAACAGGTCCGAACTGCTCGATCTGATGGTCGACGCCGTGTACGCCCAGATCGCCGAGGCCGGCCAGCACTCCGGGTGGCGCGCCACCGTACTGGCCATCGTTCACCGGACCCGCGACGCCGCTCTTGATCACGAGTGGTTCGCCGACCTGCTCGGCGCCAGGCCACACCTGGGGCCTCACGCGCTCGCCGTGGGCGAATCGACCGCGGCGGCGCTCAGCCAGGCCCCTGGCATCCGCGGTATCGACGATCTCCAACGGGCCCTGGGCGCCCTCAACGCGTTCATCGTCGGAGCGCTGCGCAGGGAGATCACCGAGCGACGCACCGCCCGTTCGACCGGCACCGACGTGTCCGCCTGGCAGGCCGCCCTCGGGCCCTACCTGACACGCATGCTCGAAACCGGCCGCTACCCCACCGTCGCCCGGCTCGTCATCGACGGCGCCCACCTCAACGCCGAGGAAACCTTCCACCACAACCTGATCACCATCCTGGACGGCATCACCAACCATCCCCACACGTGA
- a CDS encoding FAD-dependent oxidoreductase, which produces MMMRIAIVGGGLGGLTLARILHRHGIDAAVYEREAGRSARSQGGSLDLHPESGQRALADAGLAGRFRSEARPEGEEHRILDPAGRTLVHHKPQPGSFSGRPEIDRSALRDLLLDSLPADTVMWQHRLVAATPRPDGGFGLTFDGGHSVDCDVLIGADGARSVVRPMLTDVALSSVATLAELRISDVDRRHPDLAELVGPGNLWCVGVSQILAAQRLGDGSIRVGISLPADDRHLDTYRSKRALLDMFDGWDPGLTALIEAGDSPPTPRRIEAMPTGTRWAHRPGVTLIGDAAHLMPPVGEGANQAMLDAAELAAELATNPADPDVAIQAYEEAMFTRTHPIAEMSARVQAMMLSPAAADDIIRFFTPRPTEPATAD; this is translated from the coding sequence ATGATGATGCGAATCGCGATCGTCGGTGGTGGCCTCGGCGGCCTGACGCTGGCCCGAATCCTGCACCGGCACGGCATCGACGCGGCGGTGTACGAACGCGAGGCGGGCCGATCCGCGCGATCACAGGGCGGATCGCTCGACCTGCACCCGGAGTCCGGGCAACGAGCCCTGGCCGATGCGGGCCTTGCCGGCCGGTTCCGGTCCGAGGCGCGGCCGGAGGGCGAGGAACATCGCATCCTCGACCCGGCCGGACGCACCCTCGTGCACCACAAGCCACAACCCGGGTCGTTCTCCGGACGCCCCGAGATCGACCGCAGCGCACTGCGTGATCTTCTGCTCGATTCACTCCCCGCCGACACTGTCATGTGGCAGCACCGGCTCGTCGCGGCGACGCCACGGCCCGACGGAGGCTTCGGGCTGACGTTCGATGGCGGCCACAGCGTCGACTGCGACGTCCTCATCGGCGCGGACGGCGCACGCTCGGTCGTCCGCCCGATGCTGACCGACGTGGCGCTGTCGTCCGTGGCCACCCTGGCCGAGCTCCGCATCAGCGACGTCGACCGGCGCCACCCGGATCTCGCCGAGCTGGTCGGCCCCGGAAACCTCTGGTGCGTCGGCGTGAGCCAGATCCTGGCGGCGCAACGCCTCGGCGACGGCAGCATCCGGGTCGGCATCTCCCTACCTGCGGACGATCGCCACCTGGACACCTACCGCAGCAAGCGTGCCCTGCTGGACATGTTCGACGGCTGGGACCCCGGCCTCACCGCACTCATCGAGGCGGGCGACAGCCCGCCGACCCCGCGCAGGATCGAGGCGATGCCCACCGGAACACGCTGGGCCCACCGGCCGGGCGTCACCCTCATCGGTGACGCCGCGCACCTCATGCCGCCGGTCGGCGAGGGCGCCAACCAAGCCATGCTCGACGCCGCCGAACTCGCCGCCGAACTCGCCACCAACCCCGCCGACCCCGACGTGGCGATCCAGGCGTACGAGGAGGCGATGTTCACCAGGACCCACCCGATCGCCGAGATGTCCGCACGAGTCCAGGCGATGATGTTGTCCCCCGCCGCGGCCGACGACATCATCCGCTTCTTCACGCCACGGCCCACCGAGCCGGCAACCGCGGATTGA